CAATGCTCATCATTGTCATCATCTGAGCCTGCATGTCTGTAGGAAACCCTGGATATGGAAGTGTATTTATATCTACGCTCTTTATCCTCCCGTGGCCCCTTACTCTTATTCCACCGTCATGCCTCGAAATTTCCGCCCCAGCCTCAATTAATTTCCCAATGACCGCACCAACGTTCTCAAATCTGCATTTCCTAATTAATAGATCACCCTGTGTAATGGCTGAAGCAACCATCAATGTTCCCGCCTCGATCCTATCTGGCATAACCTCATGCCGTTGTACGGGTGAAAGCCTCTGGACACCCTGGATCGTTATAATATCCGTGCCCGCACCCTCGATCTTAGCACCCATTTTGTTCAGCACGTTCGCAAGCTCCACTATCTCAGGTTCACATGCGGCATTGAGCAGCATTGTTTCTCCCTCGGCGAGAACGGCGGCAAGCATCATGTTTTCTGTGCCTGTGACCGTAGATATATCGAACGGAACAATATTCCCTCTAAGCCTTGGAGCAGAGGTTTCTATATACCCCTCTTCAATCTCAATATCAGCACCCAGAATTCCAATCCCCTTTAAATGTTGATCGATTGGTCTCTCCCCAATTGCACATCCCCCCGGAAGGGACACCCTAGCACGTCCAA
Above is a window of Thermodesulfobacteriota bacterium DNA encoding:
- the murA gene encoding UDP-N-acetylglucosamine 1-carboxyvinyltransferase; translation: MDNIVIEGSRRLEGEVVVSGAKNAVLALMPACILAEGRNTFTNVPDLLDVRTMSRLLRILGAEVEYEDGNLLIDSTGINNWVAPYELVKTMRASVLVLGPLTARFGRARVSLPGGCAIGERPIDQHLKGIGILGADIEIEEGYIETSAPRLRGNIVPFDISTVTGTENMMLAAVLAEGETMLLNAACEPEIVELANVLNKMGAKIEGAGTDIITIQGVQRLSPVQRHEVMPDRIEAGTLMVASAITQGDLLIRKCRFENVGAVIGKLIEAGAEISRHDGGIRVRGHGRIKSVDINTLPYPGFPTDMQAQMMTMMSIADGLSVITENIFPQRFMHAGELRRMGADIKLVGNSAVVRGISGLSAAPTMASDLRASASLVLAGLAASGKSVISRVYHLDRGYERLDKKLEAAGARIWREKD